Sequence from the Priestia megaterium genome:
AGATCTAAAAAATCATCTGGCAGCTCTCCATCTCCCCACGTATAAGCTCCAAAGATAATAGATTCTGCGGATACAAGGTCAGAAGCATCAATGTCATATACTTCTGCTCGTTTCACATGCAATCCATGCTTGACTAATTCTTCTTCGATCAAATCGGCTATCGCTTCTGTGTTACCTGACATACTCGCATAAGCTAGTAAGATTTCCTTCATGTAAATGACGCTCCTTTACACCAGCAGTGTTGGCCGCACATCCCCTTCTTTAGCACATTCTCGTTGAAGAGGACAGTTTTCACACTCACTGGATGCATAATTCTTTTGAAAATGTTTTGGTTCCATTAACACACTTTTGACAATATGTAGTTGAAGTATGGCTTTTTTATAATCGTCTAGTGCAATATGATAAGTTGTTGTTTCCCCAGTTAATAATGAATAAAAACGAATTTGTTCAGGAACCTTTTTAAAAGCTTGTTTCGAAAAAACGATAATAAAGTCTTTCATTGCGTTCTTCACTTCTTCATGGTCATCTAGAATGAATTTTGTTACCGTATAAGACTTCTCTGTCCATGCAGCAAAATCAATGGTTAGAGAAAGGTTGCTTTGAATTTCTTCTACATAAACGCTGTATTTCTCAAACACAAAAAGCGGTAGTTCCACCTGTGCTTTCTCTCCTAAAAACCTTAGTAAATAATCGCTTACTTTAGCTAACACATCGTAATAGTGAATGGGTGATGAAAACATATTTGGCTTTAGGCGCCAATATTTTTCAATAAGCTGTAAAACATAGAGGGTTGAGCGATACTCAACTGGCTTGCTATAGTATGTTTTAATGATTTGATGGACAGTTACTTGAACAAGCTGTTTCCAATCTATAGATGTTTTTTTCAAAAGAAGCTGCTGCTGATAAAATTTGTACGGACATCGAATAAATTGTTCGATGTGGTCGTTAGAGAGTGTCTTTATATGCACTTTTATCGGTTCCACCTATGTCTCACCACCCTAATTGAAATTCATTCTCAATAATGATTAAAAATTAAATCATGAAATTTGCTCAATCACTTTACGAATAGCACTCCATGAATGTTTGACGAAATAAATCGGTTTTTTTTGTTTTTTTGCTTTCTCTTTAATGACTTTTGCCATATTGTGATTAATAAAATCCGTAATAACTAATACAAACCCAATATGTTCGGGGATTTCTCGCTTCACCATATTGCTTTTACGGCCATCTAAATGAATTACTTCATTAAATCCTTCTCCCGCTAAACGATCTGTAATATGCTTTAACCTGTCTCCTCCTACAACCATAACTGATGACATGTTTGTTCCCTCCCAATTAATTATTCATTTAATGATTTGACAACAACCTGTATTCTTTACTATATACACAGTTTAATTGAGAATGATTCTCTTTGTCAATGTTTAATTGATAAAAATTCTCAATTAAAATGAAAGTCTACCACCTTTCTTATAAGTTAGTTGAATTTTGACCATACTATAGCTATCACATACAAAGGAGGGTTAACGTTGGAACAAAACATTCTTTGTGAAGTAAATAACTGTCACTTTTGGAAAAATGGAAATCACTGCAGCGCAGAAGAAATTTACGTGGTAAGTCATAGCGGAAAACATGCAGCAAGCAGTTATGAAACAGACTGTAAAACGTTCAAGCCAACTGAAGCGTAACCCGCAAAAGGACAGCCTCTGGGTTGTCTTTTTTCTCTCTTCAAGATCATAAAAAAGGAGACTAATATGAAAACTGAACAACTGATTCATTTTTTTAAAGAAGAAGCAATAAAAGCAAATGAACAAACCTTTCCAATCTATGTACAATCGTTTACTCATTTATGGACATACAAATGGGGAACACTTGAAAACATTCCAGAAGAAATTGATGACTTAATTACCACACGTGCGTTAGAACTTGGACTTATTCACTTAAAAAAAGCTGACTAATCAATAAGGAAATTAGTCAGCTTTTGTGTTTATAGATCATCAAATCCATTCGCATCTGATGCTTTTGTATATTGTCGTGATTTCTGTTCAAAGAAATCCGTTTTTCCTAAATCTACCTCTTGATAAGCAATAATCCAACGAAGAGGATTTTCAATCGGTGCTTGTGGGAAAGCAGCTCGACCGAAGCCTAACTGATTACAGCGTTTATTAGCCATGTATTCAATATACTGCTGCAGTTCTTTCATCGTGATGCCGTCGAATTTTTCTCCGATAACAGATTCCGCCCATTCAATTTCAAGACGAGCTGCCTCTTGGAATGTTTCAACTACAAACGTTTCTAGCTCTTCCGTACGATAAGCTGGATTTTCATTTAGTACTTCCTTGAAAATCTTTTCAAATAACCCAACGTGAAGCTGTTCATCACGATTGATATAGTTAATCATCGTAGATGTCGCCACCATCTTTTGATTTCTCGCAAGATTATAGAAGAACGCGAATCCGCTATAGAAGAAAAGGCCTTCTAAAATAACATCATATACCATAGACTTCAAAAAGTTTTCAACCGTTGCTTCTTCGCTAAATGCTTTATATCCGTTTGTAATAAAGTCATTTCGAGCGCGGAGCTTTTCGTCTGTACGCCAGTATTCAAATACTTCATCTTGTTTTCCTTTTGGTACAAGACTTGATAAAACATATGAATACGAATGATTATGAACCACTTCTTGCTGCGCTAAAATAATCATTAGAGCATTAATCGAAGAATCGGTTACATAGTCAGCTACTTTGCTAGCATAATCTGATTGAATACTGTCCAGTAGCGCCAGCAAGCCAATAATTTTTAAAAAGCTCTCTTGTTCGTCAGCCGTTAACTGAGGGAACTGCTTAATATCTTGACCCATATTAATTTCAAACGGCGTCCAGAAGTTAGCTAGCATACGCTTGTATTTAGGGAACGCCCATGAAAATCGGACGTCATCCCAATTTAGAATATTTGAGCTCTTGCCGTTAATGATTCCTGTCGAACGGTTCGGAGCTGTTTCGTTCATTAATTCTCGTTTTAACATGCTTGTCATCAATTATTCACTCCTTTTAACTATGACAGCTTTCACATTCTTCAATGACTTCACTTGATGTTGAACGTACGTAGTAGGTCGTTTTTAACTTTTCTTTCCATGCCGTCATATGAAGATCTAGCAGTTCTTTTGCTCGGATATCGTTTTGTACGTATAAGTTGAATGAAATGGATTGATCAATATGGCGCTGGCGCTTTGCGTTTTGCTTAATGCTCCAGTGCTGATCAATTAAATAAACGGACTTATAATACCAGTTTGTTGCTGGTGATAAATCTGGTGCCGTCACCGGGATTTTATAGTTTTTCTTTTCCTCTGAATAAAACTTACGGAAAATCGGATCAATACTTGCAGTAGAACCCGCGATAATAGATGTTGATGAATTAGGTGCTACAGCCATTAAGTATCCATTTCTTATCCCATTGCTTTGAACTTCGTTACGCAGTTCACTCCACGCTTCGCTTGTGTATTTACGTGTTTCAAAATAAGCGCCTGACTCAAAATCTGAGCCTTTAAATAATGGATATGCGCCTTTTTCTTTAGCTAAGTTCATGCTTGCCTGCACGGTTAAGTAAGCAATTTGCTCATACAATTCATCGCAATAGACTACCGCTTCATCTGTTTCCCATGCTATTTTCTTTAAGGCAAGCAAATGGTTCCAACCAAATGTGCCAAGCCCTACTGCGCGGTACTTTTGGTTTGTTAGTTTTGCTTGAAGTACTGGCAAATCATTTAACTCAATAACGTTATCAAGCATGCGTACTTGAATTGGAATTAAACGTTCAAGCACATCTTCAGTTACGGCTCTCGCTAAGTTGATAGAAGAAAGATTACATACAACAAAATCGCCCGGATTCTTTGTAATAATAATTTTTCCGTCTTCCGTAATTTCCTCTGTTACTACCGTTGTGCTTTGGTTTTGCGTGATTTCTGTACATAAGTTGCTGCAGTAGATCATGCCCTCGTGGCGGTTTTGATTAGCTCGGTTAACCGTATCACGATAGAACATATAAGGCGTTCCGGTTTCAAGCTGCGAAAGCATAATGCGCTTGAAGATTTCAATAGCAGGTACTGTTTCTCTTGAAAGCTGTTCATTATTTACACACTCAGCGTAACGAGTGCGGAACGAACCGCTGCCTTCTTCTTCATCATAAAAATCTTCTAACGAGTAGCCCATCAGCGTACGAACTTCGTGAGGATCGAATAAGTGCCAGTCTTCACGTGCTTCTACTTTTTCCATAAACAAATCTGGCAGACATACGCCAGTGAATAAATCATGCGTGCGCTGGCGTTCGTCACCATTGTTCAAACGCGCGTCTAAGAATGAAAAGATGTCTTTATGCCATACGTCTAAATATACGGCAATAGCTCCTTGTCGTTGACCTAGCTGATCGACACTTACAGCCGTATTATTTAGCTGTTTCATCCATGGAATTGTTCCTGATGATACGCCTTTAAAACCTTTTATATCACTTCCTCGGCTTCTAATATGACCGAGGTAGACACCAATTCCGCCTCCATTTTTACTAAGCGTGGCCAAATCTGTATTGCTATCATAAATACCGCGTAAGCTGTCATCAATCGTATCAATAAAGCAGCTAGATAGCTGTCCGTAGCTCTTTCCTGCGTTCGAAAGTGTTGGTGTGGCAACCGTCATATATAGACTAGAAAGCGCCCAGTACGCTTCTTTTACTAATGCTGTTCGATTTTCTTTCTTTTCTTGAGACATCAGCGTCATAGCAATGATAAGAAAACGTTCTTGCGGTAGTTCGTATACGCGCTTATCATGCGATGTCGCTAAATAGCGATCTGCTAATGTCAGCAATCCAATGTATGTAAATAAACGATCGCGTTCAGGAATAATGACTGAAGCAATTTCATTAATTTCTTCTTCTGTATATGTTTTTAATAGTTGTTTATTATAAATGCCGATTTTTGTTAGTTCTTGAATAAGCTGATAAAACGAACCGTACTTTTCTTTTTTATCATAACCTCGGTTGTCCGCTGCTTTTCGATATAGTTCGTTTAAGTAGACGTCTGCCGCTACGTACGTCCAATCTGGTTCCTCCATTGAAATACGCTCTAGGGCTGCCAAAATTAGTACGTTTGCAACCTTTGCGTCCGTCATATTTTCCTTTACTGTAACAGTTTGAATAACCTTTTCCTCATACAAAGAAAAATCAAGCTGCGTAAATTCTTTTTTTAAACGTTCAATATATGCAGTTAATTCATGTAGAATTGTAGGTTTTAATGTATTCACCATAAATATGGCTCCTCTCTTCACTTCAAAATAAAAAATCGCTCACCGTACCTCGGTGAGCGAATAGAACGAAGATAGAAGAAGACACTAAGTCTTTTCTCAATCCTCGCTCTACCCTCTCACCTCCCGAAGAAGATAAAACGACATAAAAAAGGCAGGTCTCCTGACTTATGCTTCTTTTTACTTTAAGGCCTTCCCATGATGTTTACTCACAGTGGATCTCCTTATTTCATCAGCATTCACAGTTGCGGGGACAGCTTTGGATTTTCACCAAATTCCCTTTTAAGTCTTTTTATCAGACACCTTTTTCACTGGAAAACACAAAATATAGTATTTTATTATGAATTTCAAAACAACATATTGTGTTATGTTATAAACACATTATATAGGACAACTTAGAAAACTATCAACCTATTTTCAAAAATAATTTTGTTTTTTACGATAAAACCCTTCGACTTCTTTCATCAAACTATTCCATCATAACATGTTTTGACACGCTTGATGGAACAATGTGCTCTTTTTAAAAAATTTGTTCTATTTTTCTACTAAACATTGACAACATCAATAAAAAAACCGTTTTTCATAAAAAAACGGTTTTTAATTATTTGTATTCTTTTTCAAATGCTGTGATTGTTTTGATAAACTTTTTATCAATATCGTATCCTATCCCCGGTTTTTCCTTCACCTTTATTACTCCGGCTTCTACCTCTACTTCGGGCTTAATAATATCTTTTTCCCAATAGCGAGACGACGCAGAAATGTCACCTGGTATCGTGAAAGAAGGCAGTGTGGCAAGAGCGATGTTATGAGCTCGTGAAATCCCGGCTTCTAACATTCCTCCAACCCAAAGCCTTACACCATGCTGGGCGCATAAATCATGAATTTGCTTTGCTACGGACATTCCTCCAACTCGACCGATTTTCACATTGATAATCTTACAGCTTTTTTGTTCGATGGCATGACGTGCATCTTCATAGCTCACAATACTTTCATCTAAGCAAATCGGCGTCTTCATTTGCTTTTGTAACAATCGATGATCAAGGATATCATCAGAACTTAACGGCTGTTCGATCATCATTAAATTCAATTCATCTAGTTTCTTCAATGAATCACTATCGCTTAACGTATAGGCTGAATTGGCATCAGCCATAAGAGGAATGCTTGGAAATTCATCTCGAATTTGTTTCAGTAGCTCATAGTCAGCACCCGGCTTAATTTTCACTTTAAAGCGCTTATAGCCATCTTTCATGTAAGTCTTTATTTGTTCTTTCATTATGGAAATATCATTTAAGCCAACTACCACTCCAGCTTCTACAGCAGGCCTTACTCCGCCAATTACTTCAGCTAAGGGCTTATTTTTCCGCTTTGCATACAAATCCCATACAGCACAGTCCAAAGCTGCTTTGGCCATGTTGTTTCGCTTTAGAGGTTTGAATAGCTTTTGAACGTCCTCTGGTTTTTGAACGTGCTGATGAAGAAGCGAAGGAATTAAAAAATCGTCTAGCATATGAAAACATGTATGAATCGTTTCTTCCGTATACCAAGGAGATGAAAAAGCAACGACCTCTCCCCACCCCGTAAAACCTTTTTCATCTTCTACTTCAAGCAAAATCAATTCTCGATCCTGCACCGTACCATAGCTTGTTGAAAAAGGAGAAAGAAGCTTCATGTCAATTTTATAAAGATGTACTTTTTTTATAATCATCGATTAATTCCCTTTCTGTATGAAAGATGATAGTTTCCGGCGTATGATTTTATTAGAAGCCGTTCGTGGCAGTTCCTCTACTCGAACGAAATACTTTGGAAGTTTGTACTTCGCTAAAAATTGTTGAATGTGTAAAGATAACTCTTCATCTGAAACGTCTTCGTTTGTAACGATGCATGCTGCCGGAACTTGTCCCCATTTTTCATCGGCTACTCCCGTTACACCAGCCTCTTTAACAGCAGGGTGCTTCAATAAAACATTTTCAATTTCAGCTGGATATACATTTTCTCCACCAGAAATAATGAGGTCCGAACGTCTGTCTAATACATATAGGAAGCCTTCTTCATCCACTTTCCCGATATCTCCTGTATAGAACCAGCCTTGTTGAAGGGCTTTTTCAGTAGCTTCAGGTTTATTTAAATATCCTTTTGTAACATTTGGACCTTTAACAATGATTTCTCCTGCTTCGCTTGTTTCATTTCCTTTTTCATCTACAATTTTCATTGCACATGGAAATAATGGTTTACCTGCTGATCCCAGTTTTCGCAAACTGTCTTCAGGTGAAAGCGTAACGCACTGTGAAGATGTTTCTGTCATTCCATACGTTTGATAAACAGGAATTTCTTTATTCACACAAGCCTCTAAAATAGTAAGCGGTGCAGGTCCTCCTCCTAAAAGCATACAGCGAAACGTATGCGGATATTTCCGTTCCCCTAACTCATCAAGCATATTGGATAGCATGGAAGTGACAACCGAAATAATCGTTACCCCTTTGTTTTCAATCGCTTCATTCACTGCTCTTGCTTCAAATCGTTCTTCTAAAATGATTTTCATTCCGTAAAAGACGCTCCGCATTAAAATAGATAAGCCGCTAATATGAAACAAAGGAACCGCTATAAGCCAGCAGTCTTTTTCATTTAATCCTAAATTAAGCGCTGAACCAACGGAACTCCACCAGTGATTCCCATATGTCTGCAGCACTCCTTTTGGATTACCTGTTGTTCCAGAGGTATACATAATGGTGAACGTCTCCTCGAGATTCCACGTTTTCTGAAAATCCGTTTCTGCTTCTGAAGAACTTTTTAAAGCAGATAAAGTAAGCTGAGTGATGGAACTTTGGAATTCTCTTATTAAAAATGTTTCATCTGTAATAAGCAACGAAACGTTTGCATCTGTTAGCTGATAATCGATTTCTTCATTTGTCAAACGCGTATTGACGAGCAGCACTCGAGCGCCAATATAAGAAACCGCATGTAAAATCTCAATAAACTCTACGCTATTTTTCATACATAAAGCAGTGGTATCACCTTGTTTTACACCATTAAATGAAAGCTGCTGTGCTACTTTTTGAACACGCTTATGAAGCTCTTGAAACGTAAGGGACGTTTGCGTTGTTTCTACCGCTACTCGATTTGGCGTCAAATATGCTCTTTGCATAAGCCCATTAGGAATCGTTTGGCTACTCATGGATTTCTCTCCTTTTTATACTAATTAACTAAATTAAATTGAAAAAACAGCCTGATGATAATCACCAAGCTGTTTCAGCTGTTTAAGGGAAACGTGGGAACTGTTGGAAGTCTGGATTGCGTTTTTCCTTAAATGCATCGCGACCTTCTTTTGCCTCGTCCGTTGTGTAATAAAGAAGCGTTGCGTCACCAGCAAATTGCTGGATACCAGCTAAGCCATCCGTATCAGCATTAAATGCTGCTTTTAAGAAACGAAGAGCCGTTGGACTTTTTTCTAGCATCTCTTCACACCATTGAATTGTTTCAGCTTCAAGCTGCTCTAATGGAACGACCGTGTTTACTAATCCCATGTCTAGTGCTTCTTGAGCATTGTACTGACGGCATAAGAACCAGATCTCACGCGCTTTCTTATGACCTACGATGCGAGCTAAGTAACCAGAGCCATATCCTGCATCGAAGCTTCCAACCTTAGGACCTGTTTGTCCAAAGACTGCGTTATCCGCTGCAATTGTTAAGTCACATACAATGTGAAGAACGTGACCTCCACCAATTGCATAGCCTGATACCATCGCAACAACCGGCTTTGGAATTACGCGAATTAAACGCTGTAAATCTAGAACGTTTAGACGTGGAATTTCGTCTTCTCCTACATAGCCGCCGTGGCCACGAACTTTTTGGTCTCCGCCTGAACAAAATGCCTTATCTCCAGCACCTGCTAATACAATTACTCCAATGCTTGCATCGTCACGAGCATAAGCAAATGCATCGATCAATTCCATTACTGTTTTTGGACGGAATGCATTGTGCACTTCCGGACGGTTAATCGTAATTTTAGCGATTCCGTTATATGTTTCGTATAAAATGTCTTCATACTGACGTACTGATGTCCATTCAACTGTCATCTTTATTTCCTCCTAATTATGTAGTAGCTAAGAACTCACTTACTATTCTACCAAAAATCTCAGGTTGTTCCACGTGAATTGCATGACCTGTCCCTAAAATAATTTTAGCAGTAGCATTTGGCATTAATGTTTGCATTTCTTTGGAAATTAAACAAAACTTTTGATCTACTTCTCCAGTAATAAGCAAAACCGGCATCAACAGATCGTCTAGCTTCTCCCAAAGGGACGGCTGGACACCCGTTCCCATTCCTTTCAAACTGTTGGAAAGGCCGATTTCTGTATGAGAAAGCCTTTCTTTACGCACCGCTTCTTGAACATGGCTAGGCAATTGCTTTTGAGAATCAAAAAGAGGGATTTCCTCCCAAAAGTTCACAAATTCTTCAATGCCATTTTTCATAATGCGGCTCGCCAGCTGCTCATCTTTTTCTTTTCTTAGCTTTTGTTCTTCTCGTGTTTTTAAACCAGGCGATGCGCTTTCTAATACCAACTTTTTCACAAGGTGTGGGTATCGCTGAGCAAATGAAAGAGCAAGCCTTCCTCCCATTGAATATCCAATTACATTCACCTGTGAAAGAGATAGCTGTCGAAGCAGCTCATGCAGTGCTTCAACAACTGATTCCATTGAATATGGTTTGATTTCTTTCGGAGCTGCTGATTGGCCATGGCCAATCATATCAACAGCAATCACTTGATAGTCTTTAACGAATTTCTTCATAAAGGTACGCCAGGTTTGAGAAGAACCGGTAAAGCCGTGAAGCAGAAGCAACGGCTCTCCTTTTCCCTCGGTGTGCACATAGTAAGATACACCATTTAATTGATACATCATTGCTTATTCCTCACCGTTTGACAAATTTATTTCCTCGGAAACAAGTTTCCACAAACTGCGATGAGTCTCTACATTTTCTGTACGAGTTGTACGAATCTCTACAACATGCAACCCGCCTTTTGTGAAAGCATGGTTCATTGCATGTCGAAATTCTTCCCAGCTGCTTGCTGAGGAAAATGTGCCATCATACAGACGAGTGGCATGCTCAAAATTTAATCCAGTTGGCGTACCGAATAAAAATTCAAAGTGCTTTTCTTGTTTTGACTGCGGTAAAAATGAAAAAATTCCTCCGCCGTCATTGTTAACTAGCACAACGGTTAAGTTTAAATTATGCATTTTAGCTGCCAGCAGACCATTTAAATCGTGATAAAACGATAGGTCACCAATAAATAAAACGGTGTGATCGTAAGCCGTGCTTACGCCTAGAGCAGACGAAACCACACCATCAATTCCATTTGCTCCCCGATTTACAAAGAGTGGAATATCTTTTTCCGTATTTAAGAAGAAAGAATCAATATCTCGAACAGGCATTGAATTTCCAGCAAACAAAGCTGTGCCTTCAGGTACTACATCAACAATTTCTTGAACTACCTGTCCTTCAAACCATTCCTGGCCAGAAGTTAATGTTCTCAGAGCCTGTGCGGTTTGAGCATTAATCTTTTTCCACAGACTCAGCCATGAAGTAGACTCCTCTTGATTCGCTGAAAGACGCTTGATCAGTTCTTCACAAAATAATGTATCATCGGCTTCAATCATCACTGTTGAACGCAAAGTAGGGTCTCTCCAGCCTTTACCTTGGTCAACTACAAACATTTCATTCGGCTCGTGTGCTTTTAAAAATTGCAATAGCGGTTTCGATACCGGCATCGCGCCAAAACGAATGACAACTTCCGGGTGAAAACGCTCATCAACCTTATCACTTTTTAAAAATGTATCATATGTCTCTATTACATTTTCTTTTGAATGCTTGCCGCTTCTTAATTGTGATAACGGATCTGCGAGCACCGGAAAGCTTAAAGTGTCAGCTAAACGGCATACGCTGTCTACTGCTTTTAAAGACATTTGATCTCCGCATATAATAAGTCCATTTGTTGTTCCCTCTAAGCGCTTCGCAATTTCTTCGAATCCTTTTTCAGATAGAGATGCTTCTCCATGAATAGCAGCCACATATGATTTACCGCGTTTCCCCTGACTCCATAAATCTTCAATAGACAAATCTGGTACAATCGGTTCACGTAAAGGTACGTTAATGTGTACAGGACCGCTCGGTATAGCTTGAGCTGTATGAACAGCCCTTGAAGCTACCGTTCGAATATAACGATTCATATCTGCACTTTCTTCTGGTAAAGCTGTATCTACAAACCACTTCGCATATTGACCGAAAAGATGATTCTGATTAATTGCCTGCGGGGCACCTATATCCCTTAACTCATGCGGCCGATCCGCTGTGATAACTACTAAAGGAATGCGTGAGTAGTGAGCTTCAATTACTGCAGGATAATAATTCGCTGCAGCTGTTCCAGATGTACATACAAGCGCCACTGGTTTTTTCTTTGCTTTTGCTATTCCTAGAGCAAAAAAGCCGGCGGAACGTTCATCAATATTTAAGTGCACATGAATATCAGGGTGCTCAGCCATAAGCATCGCAATAGGCGTTGAACGTGACCCTGGACTGACCACTACTTCTTCAACATTTGCTTCTACTAATTCATCCACGAATGACGCAATATACGTTGTTAATGATTTAATGTGTTCCACGCATAATCCCTCCTAAAGCTGAAAGCATCGGGTTGAATTTAATTCTTGTTTCTTCATATTCACTTTCAGGCGTAGAATCTGCTACAATTCCACAGCCCGCAAATAAAACGGCTTCTTTTTGCTGAATAACAGCGGAGCGGATTCCTACTATAAATTCACCGTTTCCGTTGATATCCATCCATCCTAAAGGAGCTGCATACCACCCTCGGTCAAAGGATTCTAGCTGTCGAATAATAGGCAAGGCCTCCTGTTGAGGATATCCTCCTAGCGCTGGTGTTGGATGGAGCTTTTGAATAAATGAAAATAACGTTACATCTTCCTTTATACGCCCTTTAACAGGTGTATACAAATGTTGAATATGCTTTGTTTTATATAAACTTGGCTTACTTGGAATTTCTACTTCATAACAATAAGAATTCATCGCTTCTTTAATCATATGAACAACAACATCGTGCTCAATTAAGTTCTTAGGATCTTGAAGCAATTCCTCACCTAGTTCGTGATCTTCATGCCTTGTCTTTCCTCTTGGAATCGAACCCGCTAAACAAGTGGAAAACACATAATCTCCTTGTTTTTGCACTAGTCTTTCTGGGGAAGCGCCGATAAAATGCTGATGCTCTCCCTCTAAAATATATGTGTAGCTAGTTGGCTGTTCCTTTAACAGACGCTGAAGCACATATTCAGTAGAAATATCTTCGTTAAATTTTACTTTTAATTGACGAGCAAGAACCACTTTCTCTATAGCCTGTTGCTTAATTAAAGTAGTAGCTCTTTCAACATTTCCTTTAAATTTCTCTACCCCAATTTCCTTTTTTTCCAACAGCAAAGGTGAAATATGAGATTCCCCGTCGTACTCTTCACAAAGAACAAGTTTTTGGACCTCTTCAAAATAATTGATGTGCTTTTTTACAGAATCTTGTCCTTTAACCATCATATTAACGGTGAGGTATCCTTCTTTGTCTACCTGGGTATATAACACAGTTGGAATCATAAATTTTGAACTCGGGAAATCACTCCAATAGTTTTCTCGATACTGATTTGGGTCAAATGAAAATCCTCCAAATAAAAGAGGACCTGTCCCATCCGGGAAAATTTGGTTGTTTTTATAAAAGTCTTCTTTTATAAAGCGCTTCCATTCATTTTCAATGTGGAAATAACGTTCTTTTGCCGCATTGGTGCAAATAGTATGCGCATATC
This genomic interval carries:
- the menD gene encoding 2-succinyl-5-enolpyruvyl-6-hydroxy-3-cyclohexene-1-carboxylic-acid synthase translates to MEHIKSLTTYIASFVDELVEANVEEVVVSPGSRSTPIAMLMAEHPDIHVHLNIDERSAGFFALGIAKAKKKPVALVCTSGTAAANYYPAVIEAHYSRIPLVVITADRPHELRDIGAPQAINQNHLFGQYAKWFVDTALPEESADMNRYIRTVASRAVHTAQAIPSGPVHINVPLREPIVPDLSIEDLWSQGKRGKSYVAAIHGEASLSEKGFEEIAKRLEGTTNGLIICGDQMSLKAVDSVCRLADTLSFPVLADPLSQLRSGKHSKENVIETYDTFLKSDKVDERFHPEVVIRFGAMPVSKPLLQFLKAHEPNEMFVVDQGKGWRDPTLRSTVMIEADDTLFCEELIKRLSANQEESTSWLSLWKKINAQTAQALRTLTSGQEWFEGQVVQEIVDVVPEGTALFAGNSMPVRDIDSFFLNTEKDIPLFVNRGANGIDGVVSSALGVSTAYDHTVLFIGDLSFYHDLNGLLAAKMHNLNLTVVLVNNDGGGIFSFLPQSKQEKHFEFLFGTPTGLNFEHATRLYDGTFSSASSWEEFRHAMNHAFTKGGLHVVEIRTTRTENVETHRSLWKLVSEEINLSNGEE
- the menH gene encoding 2-succinyl-6-hydroxy-2,4-cyclohexadiene-1-carboxylate synthase, whose protein sequence is MMYQLNGVSYYVHTEGKGEPLLLLHGFTGSSQTWRTFMKKFVKDYQVIAVDMIGHGQSAAPKEIKPYSMESVVEALHELLRQLSLSQVNVIGYSMGGRLALSFAQRYPHLVKKLVLESASPGLKTREEQKLRKEKDEQLASRIMKNGIEEFVNFWEEIPLFDSQKQLPSHVQEAVRKERLSHTEIGLSNSLKGMGTGVQPSLWEKLDDLLMPVLLITGEVDQKFCLISKEMQTLMPNATAKIILGTGHAIHVEQPEIFGRIVSEFLATT
- a CDS encoding isochorismate synthase, producing the protein MIATTEQLVQEYIKDAIECAKNENQPKLVSLVKKVRPIDPLIFYANGHDQFYKERFFWKDPNSYYTFVGLGYAHTICTNAAKERYFHIENEWKRFIKEDFYKNNQIFPDGTGPLLFGGFSFDPNQYRENYWSDFPSSKFMIPTVLYTQVDKEGYLTVNMMVKGQDSVKKHINYFEEVQKLVLCEEYDGESHISPLLLEKKEIGVEKFKGNVERATTLIKQQAIEKVVLARQLKVKFNEDISTEYVLQRLLKEQPTSYTYILEGEHQHFIGASPERLVQKQGDYVFSTCLAGSIPRGKTRHEDHELGEELLQDPKNLIEHDVVVHMIKEAMNSYCYEVEIPSKPSLYKTKHIQHLYTPVKGRIKEDVTLFSFIQKLHPTPALGGYPQQEALPIIRQLESFDRGWYAAPLGWMDINGNGEFIVGIRSAVIQQKEAVLFAGCGIVADSTPESEYEETRIKFNPMLSALGGIMRGTH